In Plasmodium falciparum 3D7 genome assembly, chromosome: 13, the following are encoded in one genomic region:
- a CDS encoding rifin produces the protein MKVHYINILLFALPLNILVYNQRNHYITRTPKATTRTLCECELYAPSNYDNDPEMKAVMHGFDRQTSQRFEEYNERLLENKQKCKEQCDKEIQKIILKDKLEKELMDKFATLHTDIQSDAIPTCVCEKSIADKMEKECLRCGGVFGGGVAPSVGLLGGIGEAAISVLKPLAIEAAKKAAVTEATDAAIEAGMNAVRLKIEGLSNIYSLNQGFVDLSSIVSKSTFKNGDALVETAKKVIGNACNVPGRNSTTIFYNSVIKYGGESNIKGFAQAGSDAFQATLTTKTAEFKETYMAAVNATYGGYHISIIASIVAIVVIVLIMVIIYLILRYRRKKKMKKKLQYIKLLEE, from the coding sequence GTATATAATCAAAGGAACCATTACATCACACGTACACCAAAAGCAACCACTAGGACATTATGCGAATGTGAATTGTATGCACCATCAAACTATGATAATGACCCTGAAATGAAAGCAGTAATGCATGGTTTTGATCGTCAAACGTCGCAACGTTTTGAAGAATACAATGAACGCTTGCTcgaaaacaaacaaaaatgtaaagaacaatgtgataaagaaatacaaaaaattattttaaaagataaattagaaaaagaattaatggACAAATTTGCCACATTACATACGGATATACAAAGTGACGCTATTCCAACATGTGTTTGCGAAAAGTCAATAGCAGATAAAATGGAAAAAGAATGTTTGAGATGTGGAGGTGTGTTCGGTGGTGGTGTAGCGCCAAGTGTTGGATTATTAGGAGGAATTGGTGAAGCTGCCATAAGTGTGTTGAAACCTTTGGCAATTGAGGCTGCTAAAAAAGCGGCCGTAACTGAGGCTACTGATGCCGCTATTGAAGCTGGTATGAATGCTGTCAGACTTAAAATTGAAGGATTGAGTAACATTTATTCTCTAAATCAAGGATTTGTTGATTTGAGTTCAATTGTTAGTAAATCAACATTTAAAAATGGTGATGCTTTAGTTGAAACTGCTAAGAAAGTAATAGGTAATGCCTGCAATGTTCCAGGAAGAAATAGCACgactattttttataattcggTAATAAAGTACGGTGGTGAATCTAACATTAAGGGTTTCGCACAAGCTGGTAGTGATGCATTTCAGGCAACATTGACAACCAAAACAGCAGAATTTAAGGAAACATATATGGCTGCAGTAAACGCTACATATGGTGGTTACCACATTAGTATTATTGCTTCCATCGTTGCAATAGTTGTCATAGTTTTAATTAtggtaataatttatttgattttacgttatcgacgaaaaaagaaaatgaagaaaaaactgCAATATATCAAATTATTAGAAGAATAG
- a CDS encoding stevor, whose translation MYYLKMLLFTFLINTLVLQHYENYLNNHYNVSLIQNNTKRTTIHSRLLAQTKNHNPHYHNDPELKEIIDKMNEEAIKKYQQTHDPYKQLKDVVEKNGTKYTGGNDVEPMSTLEKELLETYEETFGNKSDMLKLGKYKNDDDKSDDSSSCGCTNINNMKLAKTKGRDKYLKHLKGRCTRGIYISSLTTVILTTIALHTAKAAALAKFVESAKTCASYMTIFNMLNAGNLNTAIQAGGGICTSAYSDIVLPAANAALSAIYPCGIAALVLLILTVVLIILYIWLYRRRKRSWKHECKKHLCK comes from the exons atgtaTTACCTTAAAATGTTATTGTTtacctttttaataaatacattagTATTACAACATTat gagAATTATCTAAATAACCATTATAATGTAAGTCTCATTCAAAATAACACCAAAAGAACAACGATACATTCAAGATTATTAGCACAAACGAAAAACCATAATCCACATTATCATAATGATCCAGAACTCAAAGAAATAATTGATAAAATGAACGAGGAAGCAATCAAAAAATATCAACAAACTCATGATCCATATAAACAATTGAAAGATGTAgtagaaaaaaatggaaCAAAATATACAGGTGGTAATGATGTAGAACCTATGTCAACTctagaaaaagaattattggAAACATATGAAGAAACGTTTGGTAACAAAAGTGATATGTTGAAGTTGGGTAAGTacaaaaatgatgatgacaAATCAGATGATTCATCTTCATGTGGATGtactaatattaataatatgaaactAGCAAAAACCAAAGGAAGAGATAAGTATTTAAAACACTTAAAAGGGAGATGTACCCgtggtatatatatttcttcacTTACTACTGTAATATTAACAACGATCGCTTTGCATACTGCAAAAGCTGCTGCCCTTGCTAAGTTTGTTGAATCTGCTAAAACGTGTGCGTCTTATATGACAATATTTAACATGTTGAATGCTGGTAACTTAAATACAGCTATTCAAGCAGGTGGTGGAATATGTACTTCTGCTTATTCCGATATAGTTTTGCCTGCTGCAAATGCTGCTTTGAGCGCAATATACCCCTGTGGTATTGCAGCTTTGGTTCTACTTATATTAACTGTTgtacttataatattatatatatggttatatagaagaagaaaaagatcaTGGAAACATGAATGCAAGAAACATTTATGCaagtaa
- a CDS encoding rifin codes for MKDHYINILLFALPLNILVYNQRNYYITPRHTETNRSLCECELYSPANYDNDAEMKRVMQQFEDRTSQRFHEYDERMQSKRMQCKEQCDKEIQKIILKDKIEKEFMEKFSVLETDIQKEAIPTCVCEKSVADKTEKFCLNCGKNMGAIAPGWGLICGVGYVGWTQYAAATVLQETIKKGVEVGLTKITEIAAQFWGLEAYQIPTVDALTKLIAGKFTDEITLPGIVKTLNSAMDVTFDEGPYSEFAFYIQGAATRPISLNSYTVEVAAVKNAVSDAKNLALTNTGNVTTTLTTTIIASIVAIVVIILVMVIIYLILRYRRKKKMKKKLQYLKLLKE; via the exons atgaaagaccattatattaatatattattgtttgctcttccattaaatatattg GTATATAATCAAAGGAACTATTACATTACACCACGTCATACAGAAACCAACAGATCTTTATGTGAATGTGAATTATATTCACCGGCcaattatgataatgatgcAGAAATGAAAAGGGTGATGCAACAATTTGAGGATCGTACATCACAAAGATTTCACGAATATGATGAACGTATGCAAAGTAAACGAATGCAATGTAAAGAACAGTGCGAtaaagaaatacaaaaaattatattaaaagataaaatagaaaaggAATTTATGGAAAAATTTTCCGTGTTAGAAACAGATATACAAAAGGAAGCGATCCCAACATGTGTGTGCGAGAAATCTGTGGCGGATAAAACAGAAAAGTTTTGTCTCAACTGTGGTAAAAATATGGGAGCGATTGCACCGGGTTGGGGGTTGATCTGTGGTGTAGGGTATGTAGGATGGACACAATATGCAGCTGCAACGGTTCTTCAAGAGACTATTAAAAAAGGTGTTGAAGTAGGTTTAACAAAAATCACGGAAATAGCAGCACAATTTTGGGGACTTGAAGCGTATCAGATACCTACAGTTGATGCACTAACAAAACTAATTGCAGGAAAGTTTACTGACGAGATAACACTTCCTGGTATAGTTAAAACCTTAAATAGTGCTATGGACGTGACATTTGATGAAGGTCCTTATTCAGAGTTTGCTTTTTACATACAGGGTGCAGCTACACGTCCTATTTCTCTTAATAGTTATACTGTTGAAGTAGCAGCAGTTAAAAATGCTGTTTCTGATGCTAAAAATCTTGCACTTACTAATACAGGCAATGTAACTACTACTTTAACAACTACAATTATTGCTTCCATTGTGGCAATAGTAGTTATCATTTTGGTTAtggtaattatttatttgatattaCGTTAtagacgaaaaaaaaaaatgaagaaaaaacttCAATACTTGAAATTATTAAAGGAATAG
- a CDS encoding rifin, whose amino-acid sequence MKVHYINILLFTLPLNILEHNQRNHKKTILRTPKTKPTRTHRTLCECKLYAPSNYENDPDMKELMENFNRQTSERFRQYDEKIQDKRKQCKEKCEKDIQKIILKDKIEKELTENIGALQTDIRTEDIPTCVCEKSIADKTEKVCVNCGKTMGAVAPAWGLVSGLGYAAWMNYVAGFAAKAATNAGVKEAIKGLGNIYFLNEFSYIDLATKVTATNFDKTVELIQIVNGVSNMCGKSGLADDTAFCMAKEVISKKPGMLFARTISQKTAKVAADAGQAAKTAAANETAKFATNTIILTNTIISSIVAIVVIVLVMVIIYLILRYLRKSKMKKKLHYIKLLKE is encoded by the exons atgaaggtccattatattaatatattattgtttactcttccattaaatatattg GAGCATAATCAAAGGAACCATAAGAAAACTATACTTCGTACACCCAAAACTAAACCAACAAGAACACATAGAACATTATGCGAATGCAAATTATATGCACCGTCTAACTATGAAAATGACCCGGACATGAAGGAACTAATGGAAAATTTTAATCGTCAAACGTCTGAACGATTTCGCCAATATGACGAAAAAATACAAGATAAACGAAAACAATGTAAAGAAAAATGTGAAAaagatatacaaaaaattattttaaaagataaaatcgAAAAAGAACTGACAGAAAATATTGGAGCATTACAAACTGATATAAGAACTGAGGATATACCCACATGTGTTTGCGAAAAATCAATAGCAGATAAAACAGAAAAAGTTTGTGTTAACTGTGGAAAAACTATGGGAGCGGTTGCACCTGCTTGGGGTCTGGTTAGTGGTTTGGGTTATGCAGCATGGATGAATTATGTTGCTGGGTTTGCTGCCAAAGCTGCTACAAATGCAGGTGTCAAGGAAGCAATTAAGGGATTAGGAAATATCTATTTTCTAAATGAGTTTTCTTATATAGATTTAGCTACAAAAGTTACTGCAACAAATTTTGATAAAACAGTGGAGCTTATTCAAATTGTGAACGGAGTAAGTAATATGTGTGGAAAATCTGGATTAGCAGACGATACAGCATTTTGCATGGCAAAAGAAGTTATAAGTAAAAAACCTGGTATGTTGTTTGCTAGAACTATTTCTCAGAAGACAGCAAAAGTTGCAGCAGATGCTGGTCAAGCTGCTAAAACTGCAGCAGCTAATGAGACTGCCAAATTCGCAACAAATACTATTATATTAACTAATACTATAATTTCTTCCATTGTTGCAATAGTAGTTATAGTTTTGGTTAtggtaattatttatttaattttacgttatctcagaaaaagtaaaatgaagaaaaaattgcattatataaaattattaaaagaatag
- a CDS encoding rifin, whose protein sequence is MKLHYSKILLFLLPLNILLTLHQVHSKNKPYMTQRLTQTNRSLCESDTESSIYDNDEEINSVKEIFERQTSQRLREYDERLQDKRQKRKEQRDKNIQKIIHKDKMVKNLEEKIEKGCLMCGCGLGSVAGSVGLFGGIAVNVWKTGALKIAIDKAIAAGATKIAEAAESAGAAEIMKLIKSKYVLSTLGGKDLGTYFATTSYKDVASITQAVSNQYLQTCTDNSLGSLSFRLVDAKRDIPFCNSVWNQIQAVSTTKKGISFTDGIKTAVQNIASDANGVANAAAEIAEATEKAKAIKTSTDAIEAASTQLYGPIGYSILAILIIVLIMLIIYLILRYRRKKKMKKKAQYTKLLNQ, encoded by the exons atgaaattgCACTActctaaaatattattatttttacttccattaaatatattgttaacATTACATCAA GTGCATAGTAAAAATAAACCGTACATGACACAACGCCTTACACAAACCAATAGATCATTATGTGAAAGTGACACAGAATCGTCAatttatgataatgatgaggAAATCAATTCAGTGAAAGAAATTTTCGAACGACAAACCTCACAAAGATTACGAGAATATGACGAAAGGTTGCAAGATAAACGACAAAAACGTAAAGAACAACGtgacaaaaatatacaaaaaattattcataaaGATAAAATGGTGAAAAActtagaagaaaaaatagaaaaaggtTGTCTTATGTGTGGGTGTGGGCTAGGAAGTGTTGCAGGAAGTGTTGGATTATTTGGTGGGATTGCTGTAAATGTGTGGAAAACTGGGGCACTTAAGATTGCTATTGACAAAGCTATAGCTGCGGGTGCTACTAAAATTGCGGAGGCCGCTGAATCTGCGGGTGCGGCtgaaataatgaaattaataaaatcaaaatatgTTTTATCAACTCTAGGTGGTAAGGATTTGGGGACCTATTTTGCTACAACATCTTATAAAGATGTCGCAAGCATTACTCAAGCTGTTTCTAATCAATATTTACAGACATGTACAGATAATTCTTTAGGGAGTCTAAGCTTCCGTTTAGTTGACGCTAAGCGTGATATTCCTTTTTGCAATTCGGTGTGGAACCAAATTCAAGCTGTATCAACAACAAAAAAGGGTATTTCATTTACAGATGGTATAAAAACAGCTGTACAAAATATAGCGTCAGACGCCAATGGGGTTGCTAATGCAGCTGCTGAGATTGCTGAAGCCACTGAAAAAGCAAAAGCTATAAAGACGAGCACAGATGCTATAGAAGCTGCAAGTACACAGTTGTACGGTCCAATTGGTTACTCCATCCTTGCCATATTAATTATAGTTTTAATTatgttgataatatatttgattttacgttatcgacgaaaaaaaaaaatgaagaaaaaagcccaatacacaaaattattaaatcaataa
- a CDS encoding rifin translates to MKVHYINILLFALPLNILIYNQRNHYITRTPKATTRTLCECELYAPSNYDNDPEMKAVMQDFDRQTSQRFEEYNERLLENKQKCKEQCDKEIQKIILKDKLEKELMYKFATLQTDIQSDAIPTCICEKSLADKVEKGCLKCGGVLGGGITPGWGLISGIVYTGWKAAALAAAKELAEKAGALAGEAARIPAAIDAVIEGIKSKFSIDTLGGEALKSVIDGTNYYDASYITTAIYNKFNVSSCLPSVPFLGGPPVPGAGANKPICSAVDKLYLGSGNFLDKSSLPGSIQKDVAKIVAGAEQAAKAKAAMVASDKTLAVETAKKNAIETTFMGYHNAIIASIVAIVVIVLIMVIIYLILRYRRKKKMKKKLQYIKLLEE, encoded by the exons atgaaagtccattatattaatatattattgtttgctcttccattaaatatattg atatataatcaAAGGAACCATTACATCACACGTACACCAAAAGCAACCACTAGGACATTATGTGAATGTGAATTGTATGCACCATCAAACTATGATAATGACCCTGAAATGAAAGCAGTAATGCAAGATTTTGATCGTCAAACGTCGCAACGTTTTGAAGAATACAATGAACGCTTGCTcgaaaacaaacaaaaatgtaaagaaCAATGCGAtaaagaaatacaaaaaattattttaaaagataaattagaaaaagaattaatgtACAAATTTGCGACATTACAAACTGATATACAAAGTGACGCCATTCCAACATGTATTTGCGAAAAATCTTTAGCAGATAAAGTGGAAAAAGGATGTTTGAAATGTGGAGGTGTGTTGGGAGGTGGTATTACACCCGGTTGGGGTTTGATCAGCGGTATTGTATATACTGGATGGAAAGCAGCAGCGTTGGCAGCTGCTAAGGAACTTGCCGAAAAAGCCGGTGCTCTAGCCGGTGAAGCTGCACGTATTCCGGCAGCTATTGATGCAGTCATTGAAGGAATAAAATCAAAATTCTCTATAGATACTTTAGGTGGTGAAGCATTGAAATCCGTTATTGATGGaacaaattattatgatgccTCATACATTACTACAgctatttataataaatttaatgtgTCCTCATGTCTACCTTCTGTCCCTTTCCTTGGCGGTCCCCCTGTCCCTGGAGCTGGCGCTAATAAGCCTATTTGCAGTGCTGTTGATAAATTATATCTAGGTTCAGGGAACTTTCTTGACAAAAGTTCATTACCAGGTTCTATACAAAAAGATGTAGCAAAAATTGTTGCAGGAGCTGAACAAGCTGCTAAAGCCAAAGCTGCTATGGTGGCTTCCGATAAAACATTAGCTGTTGAAACAGCAAAAAAAAACGCTATAGAAACTACTTTTATGGGTTATCATAATGCTATTATTGCTTCTATCGTTGCAATAGTGGTAATCGTTTTAATTAtggtaattatttatttaattttacgttatagacgaaaaaaaaaaatgaagaaaaaactcCAATATATCAAATTATTAGAAGAATAG